Below is a genomic region from Saccharomyces eubayanus strain FM1318 chromosome XV, whole genome shotgun sequence.
ACATAGCCACTCAGACCATTTTGGTGGTGTGAAGGGCGTGGTTAACGAGGCGGATGTGATTGCTGgcaaagtaaaaataattGCTCCCGCTGGATTCATGGAGAGCGCAGTTGCCGAAAATATCTTGGCAGGCAATGCAATGAGCCGACGCTCCCAGTTTCAATTCGGTATGCTGCTGCAGCCCGGTGTCCGAGGACTGGTTGACACAGGTTTAGGAAAGACAAGTGCCCGTGGGACAAATACACTAATCGCTCCGACCGTCACCATTGACAATTCCAAAGAGGAACACACTATTGACGGGGTGGAATTTGTTTTCCAGCTTGCTCTAGGCTCAGAAGCACCTTCGGAAATGCTCATATATCTACCGCAGTTCCGTGTCTTGGACATGGCAGAAGATGTGACGCACTGTATGCACAACCTTTATACTCTCCGGGGCGCTGAGATACGTGACGGTAATCTGTGGTCGAAGTACATAGACGAGGCACGTGTGTCCTTCGGAAATAAGACTGATGTGCTCATTGCACAGCATCACTGGCCCACTGTTGGACGCGAACGCGTTAATGATTTATTAAAGAAGCATCGTGATACGTATAAATTCATCCATGACCAGTCGCTGCGCCTACTAAACCATGGCTACACAGCGGAAGAAATTGCAGAAACGCTTCGCATGCCTGCTAGCCTTGAGCAAGAATGGTCAACGCGCGGCTACTACGGTACATTACACCACAACGCCAAGGCAGTGTACCAGAAATACCTTGGCTGGTACGATGCCAATCCAGCAAATCTTAACCCATTACCACCCGTGGCATATGCGAAGAAAACCATCGAGTACATGGGTGGGGCTGACGCAGTGCTTGACCGCGCACGAGAGGACTTCAAGAGAGGCGAGTTTCGCTGGGTTGCAAGTATTGCAAACCAAGTCGTCTATGCTGAACCTGAAAACCGGGAGGCCCGCGAATTAGGTGCAAATGCCCTTGAACAGTTGGGATACCAGGCGGAGTCAGGTATTTGGCGTTGCGCCTATTTGGTAGGTGCTATGGAGCTACGTGATGGCGTGCCGGACATTCCAAGCATCACCAAAAACATTGGCGACTTAACTAAAGCGGTTAGCAACGACTTGTTGTTCGACTTCCTAGCTGTACGTCTTGATGGGACCAGGGCTGAAGGCATAAATTCAGTCATCAACTGGCATTTTGCCGATTTGAACGAATATTTCGTCATGTCACTTGAAAACTCTGCCCTTACACACATCATCGGTCAGCAACAAGAAGCAGACGTTAGCGTAAGACTGAACCGAGGTACGCTCGATGAAATCCtgcagaagaaaacaactttCACTCAGGCGGCGAGTAACGACAAGGCGGTGATTGATGGCGACATCTCAAAGCTCGAAGaagtgttttctttgttggaTAATTTCGAACTCATGTTCCCTATAGTTGAaccaaggaagaaaaattagcaTAATTTGCTTTCCGTTTCATATGTGTATCTTACttcataaatatatatgtctTTTTTGTACAAATACCTATCTTCTGTATCCCAGACATTTCTACaggttttcttcaaatccAAAGGGCTTTAAGTTGATCTTTTAAACAAATAACAGAGTACAGGGAGGCTTCAGGTTCAATTAAGTAGCGAAAACGCTACAAATTATGCTAAGCCTTGCTCATACGTTTCTAAATTTAACCGCGCTTAAAGtgaatttttaaagttCGAACTCa
It encodes:
- the BDS1 gene encoding sulfuric ester hydrolase — translated: MGNLPNKSAAPKGPEPSTLRANSDFAKKLPFQDRRDFEEALRGFVATVPDALVPGPGTSERPAWSMKPFDFIKANEAADTVNPSLWRQAQLNAIHGLFQVTERIYQVRGFDISNMTVIEGDTSLIVIDPLFTVETAHASLDLYFQHRPRKPVSTVIYTHSHSDHFGGVKGVVNEADVIAGKVKIIAPAGFMESAVAENILAGNAMSRRSQFQFGMLLQPGVRGLVDTGLGKTSARGTNTLIAPTVTIDNSKEEHTIDGVEFVFQLALGSEAPSEMLIYLPQFRVLDMAEDVTHCMHNLYTLRGAEIRDGNLWSKYIDEARVSFGNKTDVLIAQHHWPTVGRERVNDLLKKHRDTYKFIHDQSLRLLNHGYTAEEIAETLRMPASLEQEWSTRGYYGTLHHNAKAVYQKYLGWYDANPANLNPLPPVAYAKKTIEYMGGADAVLDRAREDFKRGEFRWVASIANQVVYAEPENREARELGANALEQLGYQAESGIWRCAYLVGAMELRDGVPDIPSITKNIGDLTKAVSNDLLFDFLAVRLDGTRAEGINSVINWHFADLNEYFVMSLENSALTHIIGQQQEADVSVRLNRGTLDEILQKKTTFTQAASNDKAVIDGDISKLEEVFSLLDNFELMFPIVEPRKKN